Below is a genomic region from Spartinivicinus marinus.
AGCGGCTTCAGAGCAAGTGAGGCTAACCCGTAGAGAGCAACGGCTACTGGATGAATGGGTAATGGTCCACCAATCTCGTCAGCACTGACAAGTTGTTTAATGCTATGCTAAATGAATAAGGGAATGATTAAAGGGGGATAAGATGACTATATCCACGATTAAGTCAGAGGATGGCAAAGCACTAACCATCAAAATTCAGGGTCGTTTTGACTTTGGTGAACATCAAGCCTTTCGTGATGCATATGAGCGAATTCCAAGACGCCCCGCTGAATATGTGATCGACCTTAATGAAACAACCTATTTAGACAGCTCTGCATTAGGCATGTTGTTATTGTTGCGAGATCATGCTGGTGGTGATGAAGCAGATATTAAAATCGTCAATTGCAAACCTGATGTAAAAAAGATCCTATTAATTTCTAACTTTGAACAATTATTTGCTATTCAGTAGTACTTAAGTTGAATTGTTTGAACATATTCCTTTTCTTTCTGTTAGCGTTTTGTGAATGGACGGTTACGTTAATGGCAGGAGTGGTATATGTAACAAATGAAGTACAACAACCGACGGTAATACTTAAAATAGCGGGTAACTAGCAGTGGCTGTTACACACTGTAACAAAGTGCATTGATCTATGTTATCAAATCGTCATCGCTTGTTCTGACCTGACTATCACTATTCTAGCATTTAAGCGTAAAACTATGGGCCTAACCATATTAATTGCAGATGACACAGAAACAGATCGGCTTATTTTAAGGACAATTGTTAATAAGCTGGGACATCGAGTCATCATTGCAACCGATGGTGCAGAAGCCATTGATTTATATCAGCAAGAGTGCCCTGAGCTGGTATTGCTTGATGTAATGATGCCTAATGTGGATGGGCTTGAAGCCGCACGACAAATTAAAGCATTGGCGGGGGAGGAACTGGTACCGATCATTTTTTTAACCTCACTAACCGATGCGGAGTCATTGGCTCGTTGTTTAGATGTGGGTGGGGATGACTTTTTATCTAAGCCTTATAATGCCACTATCCTGCGCGCTAAAATTAATGCATTTAATCGCATGCGGGTAATGCATAATACCCTTCAAGAACAGCGGGATAAAATTGTTGAGCACAATCAATATTTATTACATGAACAAACAGTAGCCAAGGAAATTTTTGACAAAGTTGCTCATTCAGGTTGTTTAAATGCACCTAATTTACGTGCTGTGCAATCGCCTTTTGCAATTTTTAACGGTGATATTGTTGTTGCTGCTCGCAAGCCATCTGGTGGAATGATGGTATTGTTAGGCGATTTTGCTGGGCATGGGTTACCCGCGGCCATTGGTGCAATGCCATTAGCAGAAATATTTTATGGCATGATTAATAAAGGTTTTTCCATGCCAGAGGTGTTGGCTGAAATTAATAATAAACTGAAAAAAGTACTACCAGTTTCCAGTTTTTGTTGTGCTGTTATGGTGGATTTAGATTTTACCAGCAAGCTGGTTAAATTATGGATTGGTGGTCTGCCCGATTGTTACTTATACCGCAACTGTACGGGAGAATTTGAAGCGTTGACTTCTCAGCACTTGCCGTTAGGTATTCTTGGTGCTCAAAAATTTAATGCAGAATATCAACTGATTGAAATGGCGAATGATGATCGCTTATTACTGATGAGTGATGGGGTGATTGAAGCACAAGATGAAGCTAAGCAATTTTTTGGGGTAGAACGGCTACAACAAGTGTTTAAGCAAAATAATCAGATTGACAGCCTATTTGAAGAGATTCGCAAATCAGTATTTAGTTTTATTGGTGAACCTACCGATGATTTGACCATGGTTGAAGTAATGATGGTGCCACCGGAAACCTTTGCAGATGAGGATGAAGTCTTTGAGGTATCTGCGGCAAGGGGGGCACAAAACTGGGCAGTCAATTTTGAATTTCGGCCAGAAACCCTCCGCAACTATAACCCGATTCCGTTAGTGCTACATTGTTTGATGGAAATTCCTGGTTTGGGGTTACATAACAGTAAGCTTTATACCATTTTATCTGAGCTTTACTCCAATGCGCTGGAGCATGGCGTATTACAAATGAGCTCGTCATTGAAACATTCCAGCCAAGGATTTACTGAGTATTATGCTGAGCGAGAGAGCCGATTACGGCGGTTGGCTCAGGGTTACATTCGGTTTGCATTAAATCATGTCCCTACTGAGCAAGGAGGCTTTGTTCAGATCAGGGTGGAAGACAGTGGGCCTGGTTTTGACTATCAACAATTACAAAATATGAAAGGTGATCAGCTATTTCATGGCAGAGGTATTAGCTTGTTGCGTTCATTTTGCCAACAAGTGACTTATCTTGGAAAGGGGAATTGTGTTGAAGTGGTATTTTCATGGACAAATGATTAAAGGGACAACTAAAGCCTTTTGTTGTCTCTGGAAAGTGTGTGGCAAAAGGCTATGGGTGAAGTGTTTTGGTGGCAGCCTCTGAGGAGAGGGGGATGATTGAATCACATGTAGACCTAGATGCCATTTTGGAATTGAAAGCCGTAATGGAAGATGAGTTTGCAATGTTAGTTGAAACTTTTATGCGTGACAGTAGTATGCGCATCGAAGGAATGGCCAGTGCTATTGCGGAAAGTGATGCATATCGGTTAAGAGAATTGGCACATAGCATGAAAGGCAGCTGTTTTAACATGGGTATCATGCCGTTAGGTAATATGTGTTTAACCCTTGAGGAAAAGGGTAAAAAGGGAGATATCCGTGGTACTGAAACAGTGTTGGCTGACATTGAACAAGAATACAAACTAGTGGAAGGTTTTTTAAAAAGCACAATTAATTGATATATCCTCTTTAATCTGCTTGGCATAACCATTGCTGTTTCTTAGATAACAACAAAAAGCGGCAATAGTCGTTTGTAAGGGTGTTGGTGGTTAGTCAGTAAAAAATAATCAGTAGTAGCGGTTGTTAGCGAGTTAAGTCGTTAATAAGTAGTTAATAAATAAGTAGTTGGTAAATAGTTAGAGAGTTAAGCAGTGAATACCTTCTTGTTAAATATAGGGGCTTCTGAGCTGAAGCCTGCCACAAGCCAGCAAGAAAAAGCACCGGCTGTTGAGCCTCGTCCAGAGATTGAGCCTGCTGATAAAAAACCTTTTCAGCAAACACTTGATAAGCAGCGGCAACCAGTTGCCGCCACTAAAACCACTACCCAAACGACTGACACTGACAAGCAGACTAAAACTAAAGTAGAAGCCCACGCACCACAAGCATCACAAGAAGTAGAGCCAGAGCACCAGGTTGCTGTTGAAGCAACTGAAGCGTTAGAAGCGTTAATTGCGCCATCAATGCTAGATGAAGCGCTATTACTGACAACTGAGCAACGTAATCAACAGGAAAGTGATCAAGCTGAAATGGACATCAGTACGCTAATGGAAAGCACCCAGCCCAGCACTAAACCTCTTAAAACAGCAGTAGGTGATGAGCAGGAAAGTGATCAATACAATGATCCCAATATGCTACTGGCGGAGTTGAACCCATTCGCAGCGTTAATGAAGCAAGAAGAGGCCGGGGCGCTGCAGTTTCATTGGCAGAATTTGGCCAAAGCTGAGCGAGGCTCTTCTCATCAAGCCATGCCGCATCAGTTGTTAGGAGAAACCCTCGCTGATGTTAAAACCCAGTTACTAGACGGTGGAGAAAACAGTACAGGACTCATGTCTTTACTAAACCCAAGCAAACTCAATAATCAACTAGGATTAATGAGCTTACAGGCGGGTGTCGAGCAGCGTATAGACTTTCCACTTCTCAATGCGGCTACCCATGAAACAGCGCAAAGCCATTTATCACAATTTCCCGCTTTGCAGCTGACAGGCTCAAGTATCAATGCTAATTCGGCTCAGCTTGCTCAACCGTCAGTGGTTGCTTCGCAACTGCCTTTACCGATGCCTCACCCTAATTGGGGACAACAGTTTTCTGATCGAGTGGTTTGGCTAGTTCAGCAAGGGGTTAAAACGGCCCATATTCAATTAGATCCTCCTGACTTGGGAATGGTTGAGGTACGCGTACAGGTGACCCAAGACCAGGCAAATGTACAGTTTACCAGTCACCATGCCAGTGTTCGGGAAAGTATCGAAGCGCAATTGGTTCGGTTAAGGGAAATGTTTGCGCAACAAGGTATTGACTTGGTCAATGTGGATGTTTCTAGCCAGCAATTTGCAGAGTCGAATCGCCAATCAGGATTCCAGGCTGATGCAACTGAAGAGATGGACGAAGAGCAAGATACAACGACCGCTGAGGCTAATGTCGGTGAGCAAGGGGTTGGGTTGGTTGACTACTTTGTTTAATCGACTAAGCAGCCTTTTCTTAAT
It encodes:
- a CDS encoding ATP-binding SpoIIE family protein phosphatase, with product MGLTILIADDTETDRLILRTIVNKLGHRVIIATDGAEAIDLYQQECPELVLLDVMMPNVDGLEAARQIKALAGEELVPIIFLTSLTDAESLARCLDVGGDDFLSKPYNATILRAKINAFNRMRVMHNTLQEQRDKIVEHNQYLLHEQTVAKEIFDKVAHSGCLNAPNLRAVQSPFAIFNGDIVVAARKPSGGMMVLLGDFAGHGLPAAIGAMPLAEIFYGMINKGFSMPEVLAEINNKLKKVLPVSSFCCAVMVDLDFTSKLVKLWIGGLPDCYLYRNCTGEFEALTSQHLPLGILGAQKFNAEYQLIEMANDDRLLLMSDGVIEAQDEAKQFFGVERLQQVFKQNNQIDSLFEEIRKSVFSFIGEPTDDLTMVEVMMVPPETFADEDEVFEVSAARGAQNWAVNFEFRPETLRNYNPIPLVLHCLMEIPGLGLHNSKLYTILSELYSNALEHGVLQMSSSLKHSSQGFTEYYAERESRLRRLAQGYIRFALNHVPTEQGGFVQIRVEDSGPGFDYQQLQNMKGDQLFHGRGISLLRSFCQQVTYLGKGNCVEVVFSWTND
- a CDS encoding Hpt domain-containing protein; translation: MIESHVDLDAILELKAVMEDEFAMLVETFMRDSSMRIEGMASAIAESDAYRLRELAHSMKGSCFNMGIMPLGNMCLTLEEKGKKGDIRGTETVLADIEQEYKLVEGFLKSTIN
- a CDS encoding STAS domain-containing protein; translation: MTISTIKSEDGKALTIKIQGRFDFGEHQAFRDAYERIPRRPAEYVIDLNETTYLDSSALGMLLLLRDHAGGDEADIKIVNCKPDVKKILLISNFEQLFAIQ
- a CDS encoding flagellar hook-length control protein FliK, which gives rise to MNTFLLNIGASELKPATSQQEKAPAVEPRPEIEPADKKPFQQTLDKQRQPVAATKTTTQTTDTDKQTKTKVEAHAPQASQEVEPEHQVAVEATEALEALIAPSMLDEALLLTTEQRNQQESDQAEMDISTLMESTQPSTKPLKTAVGDEQESDQYNDPNMLLAELNPFAALMKQEEAGALQFHWQNLAKAERGSSHQAMPHQLLGETLADVKTQLLDGGENSTGLMSLLNPSKLNNQLGLMSLQAGVEQRIDFPLLNAATHETAQSHLSQFPALQLTGSSINANSAQLAQPSVVASQLPLPMPHPNWGQQFSDRVVWLVQQGVKTAHIQLDPPDLGMVEVRVQVTQDQANVQFTSHHASVRESIEAQLVRLREMFAQQGIDLVNVDVSSQQFAESNRQSGFQADATEEMDEEQDTTTAEANVGEQGVGLVDYFV